In one window of Frigoriglobus tundricola DNA:
- a CDS encoding flavin monoamine oxidase family protein gives MNRTRVGIIGGGPGGLMTAHLLQKEKGVGFEATVFEAGPRLGGKVLTRQFATAPISYEAGAAELYDYSQLGPDPLRELIAELGLGTAPMWGEAVVLGERVIETYADIRRAFGNQALRELKRFDARAWNAISPAEYYESDWKQDNADVLSRTSFQALLDTIKDERAREYVRVCVHSDLATEPHRTSAMYGLQNYLMNEPEYMRLYTIEGGIERLVQELARRTTAEIKLGHTVTRVERLPAGYAVTTRHNGVVTRAEFDYVVAALPNNWLPAIDWGAPALSRAVLKHHKHYDHPAHYLRVSALFDAPFWRDRISGSYFMIDAFGGTCVYDESARTPAGAYGVLGWLLGGEPAATMSNLPDEQLVAAVLDTFPQCLGDARAHFLEGRVHRWVGAVNGLPGGFPMQPPEVRHRPEPVGHPGLFVVGDYLFDSTLNGVLDSAELVVDMISAQVRRAVVSS, from the coding sequence ATGAATCGCACGCGGGTCGGAATCATCGGCGGCGGGCCGGGCGGCTTGATGACGGCACACTTGCTCCAAAAGGAGAAGGGTGTGGGGTTCGAGGCCACCGTCTTCGAGGCCGGGCCACGCCTCGGCGGTAAAGTCCTCACGCGGCAGTTTGCTACCGCCCCGATCAGTTACGAGGCCGGCGCGGCGGAGCTGTACGACTACTCCCAACTCGGCCCGGACCCGCTCCGTGAGTTGATAGCCGAGCTGGGACTGGGCACCGCGCCGATGTGGGGCGAAGCGGTCGTTCTCGGTGAGCGGGTCATTGAAACCTACGCCGACATCCGCCGCGCGTTCGGGAACCAGGCGCTGCGTGAGCTCAAGCGGTTCGACGCGCGCGCGTGGAACGCCATCAGCCCGGCGGAATACTACGAGTCCGATTGGAAGCAGGACAACGCCGACGTCCTTTCGCGCACGAGTTTTCAGGCCCTGCTCGACACCATCAAGGACGAGCGGGCGCGGGAGTACGTCCGGGTGTGCGTTCACAGCGACCTCGCGACCGAACCGCACCGCACGTCGGCGATGTACGGCCTGCAAAACTACCTGATGAACGAGCCGGAGTACATGCGGCTCTACACCATTGAGGGGGGCATCGAGCGGCTGGTACAAGAACTCGCCCGCAGAACCACTGCCGAGATCAAACTCGGCCACACCGTCACACGCGTCGAACGCCTGCCGGCCGGTTACGCCGTCACGACGCGCCACAACGGAGTCGTCACGCGCGCCGAGTTCGACTACGTCGTGGCCGCGCTCCCTAATAACTGGCTGCCGGCGATTGACTGGGGCGCCCCTGCCCTGTCACGGGCCGTGCTCAAGCACCACAAGCACTACGACCACCCGGCCCACTACCTGCGCGTGAGCGCGCTGTTCGACGCGCCGTTCTGGCGCGACCGGATCTCGGGCTCGTACTTCATGATTGATGCGTTCGGCGGCACCTGCGTGTACGACGAGAGCGCCCGCACTCCGGCCGGCGCGTACGGCGTACTCGGCTGGCTCCTGGGCGGCGAACCGGCCGCGACGATGAGCAACCTCCCCGACGAGCAACTGGTCGCGGCCGTTCTCGACACGTTCCCGCAGTGCCTCGGCGACGCCCGCGCACACTTCCTGGAGGGCCGCGTTCACCGCTGGGTGGGCGCGGTGAACGGCCTACCCGGCGGGTTCCCGATGCAGCCGCCGGAGGTCCGCCACCGGCCCGAGCCGGTCGGCCACCCGGGGCTGTTCGTTGTCGGCGACTACCTGTTCGATTCCACTCTCAACGGCGTCCTCGACTCCGCGGAACTGGTCGTGGACATGATTTCCGCCCAGGTCCGCCGCGCGGTGGTGTCTTCTTAG